The Fibrobacter sp. UWB5 genomic sequence TGGAACGACTGCGAAGCCCTCAAGGCTGAAGTCAACAAGGACACTTGCGCGATTATGCTCGAAAGTCTCGCGGCCGAAGGCGGCGTGATGACGCTCTCTGCCGAAATGGTGGCGACCATCAACAGCTTGCAGAAGGAATACGGCTGCCTTGTGATCGTTGATGAAGTGCAGGCAGGCGTAGGCAGGCTTGGAACCTTCTGCGGTTTCGAAAAGTATGGCCTGAATCCGGACCTCGTAACGCTCGCGAAGGGCATCGGTGGCGGTCTCCCGCTCGGTGCGGTGCTCCTGCGCCAGAAGATTGCCGACCAGCTTAAGGCCGGCGACCACGGCACGACTTTCGGCGGCAACCCGATTGCCTGCGCCGCAGGTCTCGCTGTCGTGAAGCAGATTCCGGGCCTCCTCAAGAATGTCGCTGAACGTTCCGCCCAGATTAAGGCGGGTTTGGCTGCCCTCGTGGAGAAGTACAGCTTTGCCAAGGAAATCCGCGGTGAAGGTTTGATTCTCGGTGTGGCCCTCGATGAATCCATGCCGGTGGGCAACATCATCGCTGCCGCCCGCGCCGAAAAGCTCATGGTGCTGAGCGCCAAGGGTAACGTGCTGCGTATGCTCCCGCCGCTGAACGTGAGCGCCGCCGAAGTGGACGAAGCCCTCGAAAAATTGGGCAAGGCATTCGCCGCTGTATATTTTTCACGATAAGCGTCGCATAGCTTCGTGTTGCGGCTACTGAGGCTCTGCGCTTTAGCGCAGGAGGTTGGCTAGTCCAACCAATCGCCGAAGGATGTCGTTACCATGTTTTGTCAGAAACTAGTTTCTGATACAAAACATAGGTAAGGACCTCGCTCTGCTCGCTTCTCCTAAAAATTGGTTTGCTAAAAAAAGATTGAATAAATGAAAAGCCGCAGTGATGAACTGCGGCTTTCTTAATTGTTAGCTGAATCGCTTATTCTTTCACCGTCGGGGCTTGGCGGGCGACGGGGGCGAGCTGTCCGTGCTTGCGGAAGAGGTGCTTCACGAGGGTGCCGAATCCACGCATCACGCGGTAGCGTTCGCGCGGGTTCTTGATCGCCATGATGCCCTGACGCAGAATATAGCTCGGACGCAGGTAGAATTCACGGCGGGCCTTGTCGCAGAAGTCGACCAAAGCCTGGCTGGTGAGTTCGCCGCGCTGGATGGTGGTGCGGTGGAAACCGTCCTTGTCCAGCCACTGGTTGTAATCCTTTGTCTGCAATGCGCCGCTAGCGAGAGCTTCCTTGTAGGCCTCGGTGCCGGGGTATGCCATAATGGGGTAGAACTGAGCCGTATTCGGGTTCAACTTCTTGGCGTAGTCAAGCGTCATGCGGAGCGTTTCCGGCGTGTCGCCCGGGTTACCGACCATAAAGCAGCCGTGCACCAGCAGGCCTGCCTTGCGGGCGTTCTTGGTGAATTCGATTGCCTTGTCGGTGTTCTTGACACCCTTGTGGATGTTTTCGAGAACCACAGGCGAAGCGCTTTCGAAGCCCACGCACATTTCGCGGCCGCCGGCCTTTTTCATGAGCTTGAGCAAGTCGAGCGGCACATCGGCGCGGGCGTTGCAGCTCCAAGTAATCTTGAGGCCGCGTTCCAGAATCAAGTTGCAAATTTCGCGCACGTGTTCGTGGCTTGCGGTAAACGTGTCGTCTTCAAAGAACACTTCGCCGAGGTCGTCAAAGTTTTCCTTGATATACTGCAGTTCGTCCACCACATCTTTCGGAGAGCGGCGACGGAACTTGTGGCCGTTCAGCGTCTGCGGAATCACGCAGTAGCTGCAGCGGTTTGGACAACCGCGTCCCGAGAGAATCACGATCAGCGGGTTCAGGTTCGCACCGTAGAAATACTTCTTGTAGCAACTGTACAGGTACTTGCGGTAAACTTTGGACACCCAGGGGATTTCGTCGAGGTTTTCAATCTTCGGACCTTCGGGCTGAAAATCTACCGTGCCGTCGGCCTTGCGGAAGGCGAGGCCAGCGATGCTAGAAATATCCTTGATGTCGCCGCGCAGGTAGCGGGCGAGATTCCTGGCGGTGTAGTCCGCCTCGCCGATAATCACGAAGTCGAGGCTCGGTTCCATTTCCATAGATTCGAGCGGCTCGGCGGTAGCGTGCGTACCCATGATTGCGATCTTCGTTTTCGGAAGCGCTTCTTTAATGGCGTGCACCACCTTCAGGTCGTTCAGAATACTCGGAGTGCTCGTGCTGCAAACCACGAGCTCGGGGTCAAACTTCTTGATACCATCCAGAGTCTGCGCGAGGTCGAGTTCCATGGCCGGGCTATCGATGAGCTGAATCTCATTACCGTCGGCTTCGACTGTGCCGGCGGCGTAGCTCAAAAACATGGGCCAGTAAAGGGTAGAGGACTTGGTCACGCACGGACTGCGCGACTCGCGACTGAACATCGGATGAAACGGGGGATTTAAAAAAGTAATGCGCATAAGCAATGGCAAAATACATAATTATCGGAGATAAAGCTACATTTGGTTTCGATGAAAGCGTTGATTTCGTTGTGTATTTCTCTATGTGGGCTTTGCTCGATTGCGCTGGCGCAAAATTCGCCGGCGGTGGCGCTTGATACGATAAAAGAATTTTACGCCGAAGGTACGCTTTCACGCCTTTACGCGGTCCAAAAAGGGACTTCCATTCGTGAAGGTATAGCCTACAGTTATCACCCGAACGGTAAGGTCGCTATCGAGGCTCCGTACAAAAACGGCAAGCTCGACGGGGTGTTCAGGAGTTATTTCGAAAACGGCAAGGTGTGGCAGACTATCGGCTACAAGGCCGGTATCGAAGAGGGAATCTCGACGACGTACTTTGAAAACGGGAAAAAGAAAAGCAAGGAAGTTTACCGTGACGGGCTGCTCGACGGAATGACCGAAGAGTGGGACGACAAGGGGCGCCTGCGCCGCAAGCTGCCGTACATGCGCGGGCAGTTGCACGGGGTCGCAAAAATTTTCGATGATCTGGGCGGCCTCAAAGAAGAGATGACTTTGGAGCATGGCCTAAGGCACGGATCGTACCGCCGCTACAACAAGGGCGTTAAAGTACTTGAAGCGGAATTTGTTCAAAACCGCTGCGTCAAGAATTGTGATTTCTAGTATCCGGCCCACTCGGCGGCAACGCTGGGCGAGGCTTTGCGGATTTCTTTAGCGTGTTCGCTGTCGTCGGCGAGAGCGATGCCGCCGCTTGCAATTTTCGCCTTAATATCTTCGAATGACTTGGGCTGTTTGGCTTCGGGCAAGTGGTCGCCTGGTACAATGCAAGGGGCATCGATGGCGGTTTTCGCCTTGTCTTTGACCGGCGAATATTCGCGGGCGGCGGGCACTTCGTAGAATTTGTCTTCTTCGGGGCACCAGGCCATCAGCTTTTTGCCGTAAACGCAACCCGCGTCAAGCCCAATGAATCCGGGGCGGTTCACGAATCCCATCTTGGCCCAGTGTCCGAATACCACCGTCTTGTTCCAGTTAATTTGTTCAAACCACGGACGGTTGTTCCAGTATCTTACGGACAAAATAACTTCCCGGTCCATGTCCTCTAGTCTGACCTTGCCGGGCTCCAATCCGGCGTGAACCAGCAGCGCGTGTGGGGTGTCGCGCCATAGGGGCCAGGTGCTTACCTCGGCGGCAATGGCGTGCCAGGTTTCCATCGGGAGCTTGGCGAAGCGGGCGCGTTGCTTTTCGGTCCAGCCGCTTTCGGGCAGTTCCAATGCGCGAATCAAATGCTCTTCGTGGTTGCCGCGCACCGTGAGGATTCCGTTGTCCTTCACGAACTGCAGTGCGCGCAACATGTCGGGACCCTTGTTGATGATATCGCCCGTCTGGTATAGTGTGTCTTTACCGCGTACAAAACCGAATGCGTCTACAATGCGCTCGAGTTCATCCGCGCAACCATGAACATCGCCGATGTAAAGAGTCCTTGACATAAGAGTTATTCGTTACTGGTTAATAAATGAGTGATGTGAAATGTGTAATGTGAGATTAGATATGATCTATTTTTCATTTCACATTCCTCATCACGCATCTCACATTATTTTACGTGAACCGCTTGTCTCAGCTTGTTCATTTCGTCGGCGGTGAGTTCGCGGAATTCGCCGGCGGGCAAGTCGCCCAAGGTCAGCTTGCAGTAACTTACGCGCTTGAGGTCGCGAATCTCGTAGCCCACGGCGCGCATCATGCGGCGGATTTCGCGGTTCTTGCCTTCAATCAGCACGAGTTCGGCAAAGCCTTTCTCTAAATAAATGTCGGTGGCGAATGCGATTTCTTCTTGTTCGGCGCCTTCTTCGCGAATGTCAACGCCGTCTACCAGCTTCTGCGCGGCGTGCTCGCTCAGCGGGCGGTCTGTCCACACGTAGTAGCTGCGCGGGATTTCGTAACTCGGGTGCGTGAGGCGGTGCAAGAGTTCGCCGTCGTCGGTGAACAGCAACAGCCCGCGGCTCTGCAAGTCCAGGCGGCCCACATACTTAAGGCTCTGGTAGGCGGGCGGCAAGTAGTCGTACACCGTGCGGCGACCTTGCGGGTCGGTCTTGGTGCAAACGCAGCCGGCCGGCTTGTGGAACATGATGGTCGTCGTCTTGCGCGGGAGACGGGCGGGCTTGCCGTCGACAACAACGTTGTCCGCGTTCTCGTCGACCTGGTGCCCCAAGTCCTTAATCACGTCGCCGTTCACTTGCACGCGGCCTTCTTCAATCAAGGCGTCGGCCGCGCGACGGCTCGCAATTCCACAGAGAGAGATGAATTTATTGATACGCATTTTGCTTCCTAGTCTCTCGATGTCATGCCGGGCTAGACCCGGCATCTCCGTTTACTTTCTGACTACAAGAGGAGATCCCGGCCTTCGCCGGGAAGACAGTAGGCGTTTCATACAGCAGTCCGAACCTAAGACCGGCTGTACTAATCTTAAATGTTTCGACGCGGAGTTTTTCCAATAGCGACTTCAGCCAGAACAGCCCGCAAATAATGACTTCGTGGCGGCCGTTTTCCAAACCGGGGAGCATGGCGCGGAGTTCCTTGGACAAGTTGGAGATGCGCGTGGTGACGGCATCCAGGTCGCTGATCGAAAGTTCCAAACCTTCAATGGCCTTGTAATCGAACTGTTGCTTGTTCAGGTAGACCATGGCCAGCGCCGTGCCCGTACCGCCAATCAAGTACACCGGCTTCTTGGTCATGCCCTTGAAGCTGACTTCTTTGAAGGTTTCCTTCACGAACTTCTTGTATTCCGGGCCAGGAATCGGGCCCATGGCCTTGAACATCTTGAGGGCGCCCACCGGAATCGAGAACGTGTTGTCGCCGTTGCTGAGTTCCGTGGAACCGCCTCCGATGTCGATCGTCACGATACCTTCGCCGTGCCATTCCTTGACCGAGCGGTAGGTGAGCTTGCCTTCTTCTTCACCGCTGATGATTCTGGGTTTGACCCAGAGGGCTTTCTCTACAGCGGCAATCACTTCGTCCGGGTTTTCGGCATTGCGCATGGCTTCCGTCATCACCGCGGCCTTGAGGTTTGCGCCCAGCGCGTGCAAGTCCATGCGGAACTTCGTCATAATCGCTTCGAGTTCCTGGATGCGCTTTTCGGTAATGGCGCCGTGTTCGTAAATGTCTTCGCCCAGTCGGCAGACTTCCACCTTCTGGAGCTTGGGTACCAGCACCCCCTCCTCAAACGCCGCAATCAACAGAATGCAGCTGTGGCTCCCGATATCAACCGTCGCAATCAGCTTGTTATCCATTCTGCGCCTCGTCGCCTGCGTTCGCCGCGGCATCACCGCCCTCTGTCTTCCCGGCCTCCGGGCCTTCTGTCATCCCGGGCTCGACCCGGGATCT encodes the following:
- a CDS encoding aspartate aminotransferase family protein translates to MAQSCANLLEQDKQIIAPLYGKADINFVKGEGSYLYDDQGNKYLDFVAGIAVNALGHQNQAIKDAVVEQMNHFNHISNLYPNYPQIELGKALLEITKFDKAFFCNSGTEANEGAIKFARKYFDRKGEKNRQKIITFVNSFHGRTYAALSATGQPAIREGFGSMPGDFVHVTWNDCEALKAEVNKDTCAIMLESLAAEGGVMTLSAEMVATINSLQKEYGCLVIVDEVQAGVGRLGTFCGFEKYGLNPDLVTLAKGIGGGLPLGAVLLRQKIADQLKAGDHGTTFGGNPIACAAGLAVVKQIPGLLKNVAERSAQIKAGLAALVEKYSFAKEIRGEGLILGVALDESMPVGNIIAAARAEKLMVLSAKGNVLRMLPPLNVSAAEVDEALEKLGKAFAAVYFSR
- a CDS encoding radical SAM protein, whose product is MRITFLNPPFHPMFSRESRSPCVTKSSTLYWPMFLSYAAGTVEADGNEIQLIDSPAMELDLAQTLDGIKKFDPELVVCSTSTPSILNDLKVVHAIKEALPKTKIAIMGTHATAEPLESMEMEPSLDFVIIGEADYTARNLARYLRGDIKDISSIAGLAFRKADGTVDFQPEGPKIENLDEIPWVSKVYRKYLYSCYKKYFYGANLNPLIVILSGRGCPNRCSYCVIPQTLNGHKFRRRSPKDVVDELQYIKENFDDLGEVFFEDDTFTASHEHVREICNLILERGLKITWSCNARADVPLDLLKLMKKAGGREMCVGFESASPVVLENIHKGVKNTDKAIEFTKNARKAGLLVHGCFMVGNPGDTPETLRMTLDYAKKLNPNTAQFYPIMAYPGTEAYKEALASGALQTKDYNQWLDKDGFHRTTIQRGELTSQALVDFCDKARREFYLRPSYILRQGIMAIKNPRERYRVMRGFGTLVKHLFRKHGQLAPVARQAPTVKE
- a CDS encoding toxin-antitoxin system YwqK family antitoxin, which translates into the protein MKALISLCISLCGLCSIALAQNSPAVALDTIKEFYAEGTLSRLYAVQKGTSIREGIAYSYHPNGKVAIEAPYKNGKLDGVFRSYFENGKVWQTIGYKAGIEEGISTTYFENGKKKSKEVYRDGLLDGMTEEWDDKGRLRRKLPYMRGQLHGVAKIFDDLGGLKEEMTLEHGLRHGSYRRYNKGVKVLEAEFVQNRCVKNCDF
- a CDS encoding metallophosphoesterase, whose product is MSRTLYIGDVHGCADELERIVDAFGFVRGKDTLYQTGDIINKGPDMLRALQFVKDNGILTVRGNHEEHLIRALELPESGWTEKQRARFAKLPMETWHAIAAEVSTWPLWRDTPHALLVHAGLEPGKVRLEDMDREVILSVRYWNNRPWFEQINWNKTVVFGHWAKMGFVNRPGFIGLDAGCVYGKKLMAWCPEEDKFYEVPAAREYSPVKDKAKTAIDAPCIVPGDHLPEAKQPKSFEDIKAKIASGGIALADDSEHAKEIRKASPSVAAEWAGY
- a CDS encoding pseudouridine synthase, with translation MRINKFISLCGIASRRAADALIEEGRVQVNGDVIKDLGHQVDENADNVVVDGKPARLPRKTTTIMFHKPAGCVCTKTDPQGRRTVYDYLPPAYQSLKYVGRLDLQSRGLLLFTDDGELLHRLTHPSYEIPRSYYVWTDRPLSEHAAQKLVDGVDIREEGAEQEEIAFATDIYLEKGFAELVLIEGKNREIRRMMRAVGYEIRDLKRVSYCKLTLGDLPAGEFRELTADEMNKLRQAVHVK
- a CDS encoding phosphatase — translated: MDNKLIATVDIGSHSCILLIAAFEEGVLVPKLQKVEVCRLGEDIYEHGAITEKRIQELEAIMTKFRMDLHALGANLKAAVMTEAMRNAENPDEVIAAVEKALWVKPRIISGEEEGKLTYRSVKEWHGEGIVTIDIGGGSTELSNGDNTFSIPVGALKMFKAMGPIPGPEYKKFVKETFKEVSFKGMTKKPVYLIGGTGTALAMVYLNKQQFDYKAIEGLELSISDLDAVTTRISNLSKELRAMLPGLENGRHEVIICGLFWLKSLLEKLRVETFKISTAGLRFGLLYETPTVFPAKAGISSCSQKVNGDAGSSPA